A genomic stretch from Podospora pseudoanserina strain CBS 124.78 chromosome 3, whole genome shotgun sequence includes:
- a CDS encoding hypothetical protein (EggNog:ENOG503P1SV), producing the protein MRFEFRPSFPHQYINKLMFSGDLIDFICIKLIEELKSLLITQNERSPQVNMDIDDGSDGQSPNTGPRSRRISMPIRSSGVDPAHIDPEILGFDCEREEPELNESDDAEEREYAPSDASSEYTARPGSDDENDIDSPPDYDLPAEQPPQSNPKKRSLSTTSPPPLKRRKPPPPFRPAYLDLLNEDIVSASTKFLPPPPSFPPLSDSQHGLAYWTETEKILLFESLSRLGPSNPLAISQRLKTKSELEVSAYISLLKSSAGGSDPIPVSDIPSAVELSPALCLALEDASDAVATKQLTHERTLESNKWGPAHWLITPQNIEEIERDPDPKMLFHPLFRLRTWLKLSERVFMNSRVEDYNYRTFLPEKGQKPGIRATALEDFYSLVVSITRRLVATSIFMAEERIDQKRKSAYPEISRRVWKGDVKAALLAVNMPSPARKEREKFWGEAARRLRLNVVDDSAQDGKVRMGWDQVEEVLGVRTTGGGGPGTAASAPEGEDDDEGSGYEEAEQYENESEYSFVIDGLAEKLPVLEEVDEAVRFSALEYPDNKQARKTLRDRIRNEKEREGYADKLDMSASRVEEKRLWELLGQKPPEGMAPLEEPVRPAASKGKIKTVAELIGGFDRGLKTEGEVPSNWEMEYVLLKQAEREKEKAGRERLRELNKQGDDDE; encoded by the exons ATGAGATTTGAGTTTCGACCGAGTTTTCCTCACCAATACATCAACAAACTCATGTTTTCAGGCGACCTGATCGATTTTATCTGTATCA AATTGATCGAGGAATTAAAGTCACTGCTCATCACTCAAAACGAACGGTCTCCTCAAGTTAACATGGACATCGACGACGGTTCAGACGGCCAAAGTCCCAACACTGGACCACGCTCCCGTCGGATATCTATGCCAATCAGATCTTCGGGGGTAGACCCAGCACATATCGATCCGGAGATTCTAGGTTTCGACTGCGAGCGGGAGGAGCCCGAGCTCAACGAGTCTGATGATGCGGAAGAGCGAGAATATGCCCCGTCAGATGCCTCCTCCGAGTACACTGCCCGGCCTGGTTCGGATGACGAAAATGACATCGATTCACCGCCAGACTACGACCTACCCGCGGAGCAACCACCCCAATCCAATCCAAAAAAACGTTCTCtcagcaccacctcccccccccctctcaaacgccgcaaaccaccaccccccttccgcCCCGCCTACCTCGACCTCCTGAACGAAGACATCGTCTCCGCCTCGACCAAattcctcccaccacccccctccttcccccccctaTCCGACTCCCAACACGGCCTCGCATACTGGACCGAAACCGAAAAGATCCTCCTCTTCGAatccctctcccgcctcggcccctccaaccccctcgccatATCCCAACGCCTCAAAACAAAATCCGAACTCGAAGTCTCAGCCtacatctccctcctcaaatctTCGGCCGGTGGTTCAGACCCAATCCCCGTATCCGACATCCCTTCCGCAGTGGAACTCTCCCCAGCCCTCTGCCTAGCCCTCGAAGACGCCTCCGACGCCGTAGCAACAAAACAACTCACCCACGAACGAACCCTCGAATCTAACAAATGGGGCCCAGCACACTGgctcatcaccccccaaaacatcgAAGAAATCGAACGTGATCCCGACCCCAAAAtgctcttccaccccctctttcGTCTGCGGACTTGGCTCAAGCTTTCGGAGCGGGTGTTTATGAACTCGAGGGTGGAAGACTATAACTACCGCACTTTTCTGCCGGAGAAGGGACAAAAACCGGGGATTCGTGCTACTGCGCTTGAGGATTTTTATTCGTTGGTCGTCTCCATCACGCGAAGATTGGTGGCGACGTCTATTTTCATGGCAGAGGAGAGGATAGAccaaaagaggaagagtgCTTATCCCGAGATTAGCAGGCGGGTTTGGAAAGGGGATGTGAAGGCTGCGCTGCTGGCGGTGAATATGCCTAGTCCTGccaggaaggaaagggagaagTTTTGGGGAGAGGCTGCGAGGAGACTGAGGTTGAATGTTGTGGACGATAGTGCCCAGGACGGGaaggtgaggatggggtgggatcaggtggaggaggtgttgggggttcGGAcgacgggtggtggtggccccgGTACCGCTGCTTCAGCgccagagggagaagatgatgacgaggggtCGGGATATGAGGAAGCCGAGCAATATGAGAATGAGAGCGAGTACTCGTTTGTGATTGATGGCTTGGCTGAGAAGCTGCctgtgttggaggaggtggacgaggcgGTCAGGTTTAGTGCGTTGGAGTACCCTGATAACaagcaggcgaggaagaccTTGAGGGACAGGATTAGGaatgagaaggagagagagggttaCGCGGACAAGCTTGATATGAGCGCGTcgcgggtggaggagaagaggctgTGGGAGTTGCTGGGCCAGAAGCCGCCTGAGGGGATGGCACCGCTGGAGGAACCGGTGAGGCCGGCGGCCAGTAAAGGAAAAATAAAGACTGTGGCGGAGCTGATTGGGGGGTTTGATAGGGGTTTGAAgacagagggggaggtgccgAGCAATTGGGAGATGGAGTATGTCTTGTTGAAGCAAgcagagagggaaaaggagaaggccgggcgggagaggttgagggagctgAACAAGcaaggggatgatgatgaatga